ttgatttatttcgctaagcatgataccctctagttccatccacgtcgtcgcaaatggcaagatttcatttcttttgatggctgcatagtattccattgtgtatatataccacatcttctttatccattcatctgttgatggacatctaggttctttccatagtttggctattgtcgacattgctgctataaacattcgggtgcacgtgccccttcggatcactacatttgtatctttagggtaaatacccagcagtgcctctctctttgcccctcccccttaaaatgactaaataaatctttttaaaaatataaaattagatagTCTAACGTATTCTCGTTTGGAAAGCTCTGAGGGGAGCTTTGGAAAGTACTGAGGGGTGCAGAACAGCACAGATCACTTGATCTCTTCTATGTACAAATGTCTGAATATGCACAGTCGGAGGTTTATACATGCATAGAAAAAGAACTGGAAAGGTATGCCTGGAAAGATCTACATTTGGGGAAGAGAATGGAAATTGAAGAGGAAAGGGGGATTTTTGTgcatttactttttatgtttctaTCTTTAAACTTGCATGCATGTGTAATTAAGAAAACCATATCAACAGGGAAGACAGCCATTTGAGGTCTCTGGGAAGTGTGTAGTGGTTAAGGTGTAGGTTCTGGATTAAGACTGTCAGGGTCTGAATCCCGTCTGCTCTCCACTGGCTGTACACTCTTACACAGGTTATTTAACTTCTATGCCTCCTTTTCCTGCCACGGAAAACAGGAATAACAGTACTTACGTCATGTAGCTGTCAGGAGGATGAACTAAGGAATGCAGGGGAGAGCGTTCTGGATCACGACCCGACACACAGTAAACATTCAGCATCTGTTAGTCATTATAAATTAGAAGAGTCAGACAACTTCCAGCTTTAATCAATTCTTGGTGCAAACATctcagtttaaaatgtttttagcaATGGCCTTAGTAATCACGGTGTATTTTCTCCAAGTTCCCCTGTGGTTGCTAATGGTGTTGTCATATTCTTACCCCACTGGTAACCTCAAAAGGAAGAGTAACAAACACAAATGGAATTACCTTGTTTAGTGTAGAGTGCCACACATTCTGTTTGAGGAATTCTGACTTTGCTTCTCCAACCATGTAACCTTACATACCTATTATTAGTCAACTAAAGAGATGGGAATAAtgaggtttttctctcttctttaggAAGACTATGATCGTCTGAGGCCTTTATCTTACCCAATGACTGATGTCTTCCTTATATGCTTCTCTGTGGTAAATCCAGCCTCATTTCAAAATGTGAAAGAGGAGTGGGTACCGGAACTTAAGGAATATGCACCAAATGTACCCTTCTTATTAATAGGAACTCAGGTATGTCTGCTTTGATTTTACCCATTTAAGAATATTCTCTTTGGCCTCTCTTGTGGTGTCGCTTTGAGACAAATAGTCCTAAAGTTTAGCAAACGATGTGCATGTTTAATCTCGGTTGCAAGTTCTAATAAATTCTActtatagaaaaataagaatttggaaAAGCAGTGCCCAAGGAAAGCAGTCATACCAGTTGGCTTTCAAAGTGAAGTTCATCTGTTTGATCTTTTTTGGGTATGTGGGATTAAATGGGACTACACACTTTGATTGATCTTTAAAGACTTGTAACATTATGGGACATTATTGACCTTTCTTGATTAGATTGATCTCCGAGATGACCCCAAAACTTTAGCAAGACTGAATGACATGAAAGAAAAACCCATTTGTGTGGAACAAGGACAGAAACTAGCAAAAGAGGTAACAGAACCTTTACAGAATGTAAAAATAAGTGTAAAAACAGCTTGGGTGATAAttgaaactaacatttattgtgcATTTACTGTATAccgggcactgtgctaagtgctgttacatgcattatgtcatttaatccttgcaCCTGCTCGGGTGGGTCTGTGACAAATGGGGGGGTTGGCGACGTCAGATAATTTGTCAGGTCCCATACGTAATAAATGGTAGAGCTGGGTTGCAGGGAAGGCCTGACCACAGAGTCCAGGCACTCACACCTGCACGACACTGCCAACAATATTTTCCTCGTAAGTTACCTATAGAAAGAGGCATCAAAGAAAGGccatttaaatcttttaaatgtttatactgTGCCAGAGCAGACTCTGTCTTCGGTGAAGACCCACAGAGAAGGTGGTGGAATGGCATATAGGATGAGTTTAAATCtgtagttaaaaacaaaaaaatgatggCTAGGCTTGAAAGGAAACGTGTTgaattttcttccattccttttatgaaagatagaaaataatagCATTCTGGAAAATATACCACTGTGATGTGCCTAAAATTGtaacttctgttttccttcaccCTGAAGCTAGGCTTACTTTTCTCTTTGGCCCTAACATTATTGGATTCAATGTTTTTCGATATGACTTTAATAGGACTTTTGTGGAAACAGAATCTAATAAggtcttttaaaatgtactatcaggaggcagaagaaagcGAGAAAACTTTTTGGAGGACAGTTTTTcctaaaacaaaagacaaatagcTTCGCTGACACATTGCTTTAGAAATTCTGTGTATTTAATTTCATAATCCCTGGGAGAGAAGgaatttctaaaatgtcataGAGTAAAACTGGTAAATGAAAATATTGGTGATTTAACTACTTAAAAATTTGATACATCAAATACCAGAGATAAAATTTAAAGTCATAAAACAAATATGACACATATGGCTGAAAAATGGGTTAATAGTATACAGGAGTTCCTTACATATAAATTAATCAGAAAAAGACATCTATGCTCCAGTAGAAAAATGGGCTATACCATCAATGGAAAATTTGTCAAAAAGATTGCCATTGAATATAGGAAATCTGTTCATAGTCCTTAGTAGTCAAATGTAAGTTCAATTTCTGCCtataaaattggcaaaaaaaaaaaaaaaaagagagagagagaagttaatTATAATAGCAACTGTTCCAGGGTGCAGGACACTCTCTTGTATCATTGGTCATTGATAGCCAATATGCAGAAGCCTAAAATCATGCACACTTTTGATCAGGCAATTCCATATGTaggaatttatcttaaaaaaaaaaaaactattacagaTGTGCTTAAAGAGATGGTTATGAAGTTGCTGCATTGtttataatggaaaaagaaagcccaTGCAtctattaaaaatttatactAATAGCTATTGTGATGTTTATATTATGTAGTTTAAGGGGGAAAAATTGGTTGCAAAACACTAGGATCCCCCCTGAAGGCCCGTTGGCAGCATTGGGGCAGTGGGCTTCTTCTTCAAATACTTTTACCTGGCTCCCTTGCTTGCCCTCTCCTGGGGTTTGCCCCCGGCAGTGGCCTTTCCTCCATGTCTCAAGTCCCTGTCTCTGCATGCTGGATGCCCAGGGATCAGCATGCGGCTTCTATAACATCTCTTCTTCTGCACCCACCCTCCCTAGGCCCAGGTGAGCTGCTGTCAGTCTTGTGGTTTGAAAAATCTGCCCCCAAAGATTCCCAAGTTCCCATCTCCAGCCTGACCGTTTCCCTGACTCCAGACTCGGTTATCCAGCTGTTCACCCAACAAATCCATCTGGGTGGCTAAGCATCTAAAAATTAACGTGTCCAAAACAGAATTCCTAATTTTATCCTCTGTGCCCATCCTCCCAGTTACTCAGCTCAAAAAACCTTGAGGTCACACTCGACTTAGCTCTCGCTCTCCTCCTGTGTGGGCAACCAGGCAGCCAAAGCTCTTGTCCTACCTTCGGAATCCATCCAGCGTCCACAGGCCCCTCACCATCCACTCCTCGAACAGTCTGGTCAGGCCCCTTCGTCTCCAGCCCGGATTACCGGAACAGCTCTGACTCACCTTTCTGCTTCTGTCTGTGACCCCGTGTCCACCTGTTCTCAACACAGCAGCCTGAGTGAGTCAAAAATACAAGCCCGATCAGGTCACTGCTCTCACAACCTTGCAGTGGCTCCCCAGCTAGTCACAGAAGCCTACAGACCCCGGCTGTGTCCACCGCACTGACTGTAGTCTAGGCACATGGCCTTCTTGCTGCATCCCCAGATCTCGGACCTGGGGTCTTTGtgcttttgcccctccctctgcctggagtgtTCTTCCCTATGGAACACTATTTTCTCACTCCTTCCAGGACTCTGCTCAggtgtcaccttctcagtgaggccttgCCTGATCTTGTCCCTACTCCCTATCCACCTTCCTTCCCCAGTTGTCTCCAGACCACATAGTCCCTTCTGACATTCAAACTCTAGTAGCTCGTGGTGGTCCTTCTCCCTCTAAAATGTAAGCATTGTGAGTCTGGGAGACTTATTTTGTTCCTTGCTGTATGCTTTCATTTGGCAAATAAGAATGTGCAGTGAATTTCCAGTGAAAAAATGGAGCCTCTCCTAGAGGAGAAGCCAAAGTCCTTATTCCGGCCTCAGGGCTGCCTCATCGGCCGGCCTCACTGTTTACCaatctctgctgctccctctctcctgcccttctGGCTTCCTTAGCATCCTCTGAACGCTCCACTCCTGCTCCCACATCACCGTCTTCCCAGTGGTGGCTCCATCCGCCTGGGCGTGGCCCTCACTGCTCACACCACTTTGTTGGGAAGCTTCCCACCTGTGTCCTGTGCACGCCCCATCTCCCCCGCGCTGGTGCTCCGAAGTGCACCATACCATCTGCCCTCGGTTCCCTTGGTGGGTCCCTCCCCCAGGAGAATTTAAGCATGTGTAAGCATCACACAGCAAGCATTTTGGTCTTTTGTTCAGTTCTCTGACATTATCTCCAGCACCtaaaacagtgcttggcatatggtAGGTAACCAGTAAATACATGATGAATGACATCACTTTTCATAGAGTTAAGTGTGGAAGAATATACACTTACCTTTTAGTTGACAGTCTCTGGGTTTTTATGAATATGGATGATGATTTCATTCCTTCTGCATAGctgttattttctcattttccttataaTGGTGTGTTGTGTCATACCAACTgtgtaaaaaagattttatatgtttgtgatttttttttctcccagatagGAGCATGCTGCTATGTGGAATGTTCGGCTTTAACCCAGAAGGGATTGAAGACTGTTTTTGATGAGGCTATCATAGCCATTTTAACTCCAAAGAAACacacagtaaaaaaaagaataggatcaAGATGTATAAACTGTTGTTTGATTACGTGAGAAACATCTTCAGTGGCCAAGGAAACTGTCCATTTCTCttaaaaagcatatgaaatgCTACAACTATGCCCAGACCTCTTATAAATAATGAAGCAGtttaaaacttgaaagaaaaaaaaaaaaccttaagaatGTTTCTTAAAGGTCCAAGAAGCAGCAAACAGCATCTGAAGCCACAATCtattataaatactttatttcaacTAGAAGGTACAATCTCTCAGGGGTTTCATAGTTTAAAAAGCTACAATCACACCATGTTGTAACTACATAAAAAAACAGTGCTGTAAATGGAACTTCCTGGCTTAGACCATAAACATTTCTGCACAGTCTTTATGGAATCTGCACaaagaaatatcttctccctttgctccaaTTAATTGTTCTTGTATGTAAGTTGCTTTCTATTCCAGTATATCCAGAGTGGTGAAATCACAAGGCCAGCCACGTAGCCAAAGGTCGCTCCAAGCGTACAGGAGATGGGCCATACCTGAGGAGAGAATGTATGAGATCAAAAAAGAATAACTGTTTTATTATAACTTGAGCACAAGTGTAAcctaaatatttctatattaaagCTTAATGTGCTTTCTTAAAGAATGCCAAAAGTGTAATAAGGTCATAACTGCATTTATCATGAACACTAAAAATGTACACATTCTAGTTAATGTACATTTGACTGTAACAAGGCTTCTGGCTACCTGTAGACTTAGTTTGATGCTCCCCAAACTGCATGAGATACATcctaaaattacaaattaaaattctGGGTCTCACTTTGTCATAATCCTGGACTTGATATAGCTGTCTGAAGTAGTTggcaattttgtcttttaatttccacCTTGGCTTATGTAATCAGATGACATGAGATGTGTGTATGCTGACCAAACTACAAGAAACTTTAAATAGTGCTAAAGAAAAGAGACCTAGAATTTGAGCATGTTATATGGAATTTGTAACAAAGCAACTGCTTCCGTAATAATACTGATGTTACCTTTCAGACACAGGTATTGGAACCATAGCAGAAGTTCTAGAACTACAACTTAACGTACATACCTAAAAGTGTCAGTTAAATGCAATACTGGCTTCTAAATACCCATTTTGTCCAGCCATATTACATTTTGCAATATTAGATCAAGCAagccagaaataaataatattgatttCTTTCATCCACAAGCAGTGCGTGCTAGTCCCTAGGTGAAAggccctgctttaaaaaaaaaaaaaaaaaaaatttatgttcacCTATGAGGCTTATTTGGTATGCTGGAGCCTTTTCTAATCTTTCTCTGGGGAATCAGGCTGCAGAATTGTGTTAGAGGTGAACCATCTTAATTACTAGTTCTATAACCTAATTATGCTTCCTCGTTTGGTCTGCTATGGATCTGCCTTGTTCCAAATGCCATGCAACAGACAATAGTGTTAGACAAAGTTTTAGTGTGAACAAATTAATGCAGTTCAGAGAAGCCTAATCTAACCCATACATTCTTCTCCAGCCTTTCCTCCACTTAAACTTGCTGTTGACTAAGCTatgatttatttatgtctttggtGAGCTTCTGTTAATTTCCATGACTTGAGCTAATAGCTGTGTCTACTGCACAGATTGGGTAATGGAACACTAAACTTTTATACTTGAAAATGACAGCCTTAAATGCTCATATCAGTCACAAATCTAGGATGTACTGTCTTGTATGTGAGCTttgtagagatttttaaaaatataagcatcaTCTTCCCCATTGAAGAGTGAAGAGTCTACTGGGTAACTAGTCAGGATCTTTCTCTCTGAACTGGACATCCAGGGGACGTCTTCCTTCTCCCAAAGTGATGGTTCATATTAAGTACCATGGCCTTATGTGTGCTCAAACAGAATCTTTATGTaactttctcatttaatttgGGTCGattattaactatttttagaTACAACTGAAAGGAATTGCATAAATCAGTGTATTAACTATGTTGACCAACACATGGTATAAAGGAATTAAGACAGTAAAGTATTATACATTTCCACCTCGCCTTTGGGGATTTGAtggggattattttttttcttcttcaaattcaCTTCTGAAACTTTTCATACTTGGTTTACTAGCCAATTAAAGTTAAAGTCTAGAATTTGATCTGCCGTACGAGAAGTGGACAAGGAATCTGGGAACAAACTCTGGTGTCACTGTTtcctgtctgggcctcagtttcttcatctataataaACATGGGAGGTAGAAGAGGACCTCCAACATCTCTCCCATTTATCAACTCTTATGATTCTATTCTTTCTTAGTCACAATATTCATTGTTGACGTTACCTTTTCAGCTGCACATTCTTAAGATGGTAAAAACCCTGTATATAGACTATTAGAACTCTAAGCAAAGATGATTGTATCATCTGAACCTGAGGTGCCTTAGGTACTCTATTGACCTTGATGGGGTTTGGAGTTTCCCATTGCTTATTAAGAGCCTCTTCATTGCTTTGATTACTTAGTATTTCTTTTTGCACTCAATCCTTCCTGCCACCCTAACTAAAAaccaaagatttattttctattcatgaGCAGATTGTAGAAAAACTGCCTTATTTTCAGAAGCACGTCTTCATTAAAGATTTAAGTTTCAGCAGAAATTAAGACTAATCACTGGAACAACTCGTTCAAAGTAGTCAAGTAGCTgggaaataaaatacttcaaaaatatcTTACTGACATGAGTTTTGCTAGTCAATGCAAATACATTGCTTCAAATAAGGTCATGTATGAAGGAACTTAAAAGAAACGTAATtatattatttgcatataatcAGTTCtgaagttcttaaaaataatcttaggGGCTCCCTGAAATCTCATTTCTAATACTTTGCTAACTTGTACCCTTGTTCTGTCTCTACAGGTACATTTTAGGTTAGCCCATGTTGAATGATCTTATTTCTAATAAGTAGAGCCTGAATTAATGGTTTTATTGTGAATTAGTTACTTTAGGCGTTGcttccatttgatttttaattattactcTTAAGTACCAAATTAAATACTGGTttgttggttgttgttttttaagtgatTGTTACTTTAACAGTGTCCCATCTTAACACACGgggttataaataaaataatatgcataGTTTACTATCTATGTAAAGCACTGAACTTCTTACCTTAGTAGTTTTTATTTAACACCCTATGTAAATGTTTGGGATAACACTCATTCCTCTCTTTCTCATGCTGTAAGTCTAATCACCAGCCAAGGGTGAGCACCTGCACTTTGTTAAAAAGTGTCAAAGTGTAGAGACAACAATAATCCATCATGAATCCTAGCCAAATTCCAAtttgagtcactaaattctacttgaATTGCTTTGTAATTTCAGTATGGCTCTTCATTTCCaaacacgcacacgcacacacacagccatACTGCGCCTCCAGTGGAATGCCAAGATGAGATATTAGTTTAAAAGTTGCGTCTAATGAGGGGTTAAGGCTTAGAACACTTGCTGTTTATTCACTTCTTAAGAAATCCATGCCATCGACAAGTTAACATGTTGGACTGGCTTTAAAGGTTACTTGCTAGTGATGAGTCAGGCTTTCCTGCTTGACTTCCCTGGAAATAAGGAGCCCTTAACTGTGACACACTTTTTTAAAGGAGTATTTCTTCATGTAAGGGCAACCTGTCTGATTTTTTATTCCCAGAATAGGGAATGGCAAAAGGAGCAGCTGAAGGGagttgggcggggggggggggggggggggggggggggcggcggcggggggggctGCCCACTGAATCACCTTTCCTCTAAGGTTCTCATGATTGAATTTCCTACTAACCTTCTTACAACTgctttacaaaatttaaaactacacAAGGGCAAGAGACCTCACATTGACTTAGCAAACCATCCCTAGCTTCATCTTGCATTTTCATACTGAGATCTTGGGGTTTTCCATTTAAAACTAGGTACTTGTCTTACACATAGAGATGTTTCTGTTTAACATTCTTCATGCCACAAATAGGCTTAAAACCAAAACAACTGTGGTATCATCTACTGAACAGACAATCCAACTGCAACcttacagacatttctccaaattatGCTCATCTGAGATGGCTATATATaattatcttgttttgtttaaggaaaatagaaaactcGAAGACATTCATGTAAAGGAAGTCATTCACAAGTTGTTTGCCACCAAAATGACTGTCTTCTTTTTATCCagttttttataaattaaaaaattttaaccactaaatggactaaaaaaaaaaatcctgttgtaTGACAAAAGATAATTTATCATGCAAGTGggtaaaattattataattactgttaaaaaacctatttaaaaaaatgaatagctaCATCACATGAACGAAGTGTCTTGCTACTTACTACTATTACCCTTTCTCTAAACCAAATGACTCCTTAACATAGTTTTTTCATCACTTAAACCAAAAAAGGTCAGTGTTCTCTTCAAATACTCAGCATTAAGGAAGGCCTAATATGATAAAGTCTGGGAACCTGGTACCAGCAATAAGTTGTGTTTCCCTCTCAAGAAAAACAATTTCACCATAATAAGCCAAAAAtcaatttcttaataaataatatatagatttAACTTTGTATGTTTTCTCTGTTAAACAAATCCATGTTATGGCTGGTTTAAAgacatttcaaaattatataagcTTATTTCCACCTGAAGACCACACTGCTCTCTTCTGATCAGGCATTACTGATGTATCTATATAGTGTTGAGACTTCTCAAAACATGTTCTAAGTGGTATAGAATAATGATTCAAGAATACTAATTTTTGTATTAGACTGGATTTGAGTCTCggctctgccatttattaaatACATGACCCTGCACAAGTCACCTAATTTCCCTGTACCTtggtttctcatctgtgaaatgaggatcaTCATAAAACGcacctcaggggtgcctgggtggctcagttggttaaagcctctgccttcagctcgggtcatgatcccagggtcctgggatcaagcccggcatcgggatctctgctctgctctgctctacttcctcctctctctctctgcctctctgcctatttgtgatctctgtcaaataaataaataaaatctttaaaaaaaatctaaaaaaaaaaccccacctcaCAGGATTGCTGTAatgattaaatgaggtaatacgCTATTATTATGCAGCTCTTAGAACCATACCTAtaacagtatctggcacatagtaaataaaCTATTAATAGTACATAGTACTGAGCtattaataataatcttttaGTCCATATTCCTAATAGACACAAAAAAGTTGTCATTATAATCTAGAATACCATCATCCCCCAAATACACCATCTCTAAATCTGCTATTAAAAAGttcctccccaaattttaaattgTAGTTTAAAAAGCTACAtctaggggtgcatgggtggctcagtcatttaagcgtccaattcttgattttggctaaagtcttgatctcagggtcatgagattgagcccgcCTGCTAAAGAAtctcttgtctccctctccctctgccccatcccctcccccaaaaaactaaaaataaaaactacatctgacagaattcatgttttcttcttgtcAAATACTATCCatagattttatatgtatatattataccaTTTTAGGGGCTCAAAGACCCCATCTATAGACTCCTGGTTAAGAATCCCTGTATTCTTCATCATTCAACCCTAAGAAGTATTTTGATTAACTGTTCTAGTTGATCAAAGTAATACAATGACCCTCTATATTTTGGTTCAGAATTTTAAGGATCAATTTCAGTAATGTATTCAGTAATTTGTTTGTTACGTGACTTGAGAGTAAAAGgcttaaatctattttaattatagTCTGCACAGTATTTGGTTCctttaatatgtattaaatgcAGGTAGGTCTTTAATCTTGTACTGTCACTGAAATGATACCCACAAGGTTCCTGACAAGACCGTGGAGCAGCTGGTTAGTATGTCACTGAGTACGGCAACTTACGAGCTATCTCAGGATTCTTAAAATGATGATCAGGTATTTCAAATTAGATGACGATTTCTTCTGATGCTACTTTCAGAAATTcaatgaaagttttaaaacaaatgtataaaaacattGGGCTCCTTTTAAAAACACCTCCTATTTCACTTAACTTAACTTTGCTTTTCTGGGAAGGAGCACAATCAGTGGACTGAGAAGGAGCTGAGCTGAGGAGCCAGGTCAGTCACTTACTTGGCTGTGTGGCCTCGACCAGATCACTGACCCATCTGAGCCTGTTTGCCAATGTGCACAACAGGGGTAATACTCCCTCTTGTACTTAAAATATGGGGCTATTTGTTATTAAAGCTGTAAAGTACCATGCATCAGTTATTATTCTGTATATGTTTTACTGTGAAAAGACTAAACTTACGTGATCACTGGTATATTTCTTAAGTAACTGACACTAATAGGTGACAATTAGAAGTGGCAGtttagaacaaataaaataattcatgagCAATGTTATGTTGTAGGAATACATTCTGTAGGAACTATTCCCTTGTCCTGGTAACCCTCTTTAATACATGCCATCCTTCACATGGAATGTCTGGGGAGTATAAAGCTAATTAGAAAACTCTCAAGAGCCACACAACACACTGCATTATGTTAATCATATGTAGCCTCACCTCAGGAATGGAAGGGCAATTCCTGCTCCTTGCtgtcatttttcataaatttaaagaAGTGTAAGTACAAAACCAACCACTTGGTTAAACCAACCACTTGTAGacatttgtgtgatttttaatAGTCTATCAATGACTCTATTCATTCAAACTCCACTGATTCAAAACTATTGAGTCCCTACTATAAACCAAGCAGTTAAATTTAAACTAAGATTATttgattttggatattaaaatgataaattcttaaaaaataagtgctATAATTTTTGTAAAGGTATATGATGTCACAGACACCACAGGGAAACTGATGTAGTTGCAGACCAGAAAACCTGGAAACGGTGTAAGTTGTGAGAACAACTCACAGTCATTAGGATTACTGGCTCTTTCAGATAAAAGGGAGCGAGTTCTAAACTTCTCACAAGctactttttaatgtttattgtgCTTACCACAAATGTGTGTTGCAGGACAGATCAAATTCATCTTTCAAAGCCTGCTGACACTTATACTGGCTTTAAATGATGATTTATATTTTACTCTGTATTTGGTTGGTAAGCAAGGTGTTTTGCTAGATTTTCTTAAAGCAAATGCTATTGTTTAGTGTGGGAGTACATTATAGATGAATTTACTCATCTGGACACATTTCTCTGGTGGTAAATCCGCACCATTCCAGGTGCACTCTACACTCTCCCATGACCTAGAGCACAGATTTAGGACGAGCTATTTGCAGAGAGTTGTGTGGTCTTCAATCTGGAAGTTTTTGCGAAAGTGACGATACATGGTCAAGATGGATACATGGTCAAGACCATACAAATATCATAGCCCGGCTAGCACCGTTCTTCCGCTGCTGGCAGAGCATTATCAGCATGGTTACCATACAACGAACACACCTTTTAAATAGAAAACCATtttctggggcgtctgggtggctcagtgggttaaagcctctgccttcggctcaggtcatgatcccagggtcctaggatagagccccgcatcaggctctctgctcagcagggagcctgcttccctctctctctctctgcctgcctctctgcctacttgtgatctctgtcaaataaataaatatgaaaaaaaaatacaaaaccatttTCTGTCAAGTATTATAGGGTTTTTTCCATGTTTGATACATAAATcatattcatataaaattcatataaattaataCTTATTTTGATCTGTctatatacagtgttatattgataaaatacatatattgataAAAGAAACACCAATTAGCCTAAAGACATGCCACTCTTCAATAATTAAATCCATGATCTTAGTTTTATCCCTCGTTCTAGCAATATT
The window above is part of the Lutra lutra chromosome 9, mLutLut1.2, whole genome shotgun sequence genome. Proteins encoded here:
- the RHOQ gene encoding rho-related GTP-binding protein RhoQ isoform X1; its protein translation is MAHGPGALMLKCVVVGDGAVGKTCLLMSYANDAFPEEYVPTVFDHYAVSVTVGGKQYLLGLYDTAGQEDYDRLRPLSYPMTDVFLICFSVVNPASFQNVKEEWVPELKEYAPNVPFLLIGTQIDLRDDPKTLARLNDMKEKPICVEQGQKLAKELLSSKNLEVTLDLALALLLCGQPGSQSSCPTFGIHPASTGPSPSTPRTVWSGPFVSSPDYRNSSDSPFCFCL
- the RHOQ gene encoding rho-related GTP-binding protein RhoQ isoform X2 — encoded protein: MAHGPGALMLKCVVVGDGAVGKTCLLMSYANDAFPEEYVPTVFDHYAVSVTVGGKQYLLGLYDTAGQEDYDRLRPLSYPMTDVFLICFSVVNPASFQNVKEEWVPELKEYAPNVPFLLIGTQIDLRDDPKTLARLNDMKEKPICVEQGQKLAKEIGACCYVECSALTQKGLKTVFDEAIIAILTPKKHTVKKRIGSRCINCCLIT